In the genome of Triticum urartu cultivar G1812 chromosome 5, Tu2.1, whole genome shotgun sequence, one region contains:
- the LOC125509380 gene encoding uncharacterized protein LOC125509380, with amino-acid sequence MKTSSSSQALFPAASSLCTPYLLLVPLGLLAAVVVIPSLGSSHVRSDGLGVLCPSLGTDGYSVASGAEKVVSTAAAAAQPEFRLLVGVLTTPKRRERRDIVRLAYALQPPVPAYARVDVRFVFCGVDDPVDRMLVALEAARHGDVLLLNCTENMNDGKTHQYFSSVPRVFAGAPYDYVMKTDDDTYLRVAAMAEELRPKPRDDVYLGYGFAVGDDPMQFMHGMGYVVSWDVATWVSANEEILRHNDTHGPEDLLFGKWLNIGHRGKNRYSLRPRMYDLNWVMDNFRPDTVAVHMIKDNRRWAAAFRYFNVTAGIRPSNLYHLP; translated from the coding sequence ATGAAGACCAGCTCCTCGTCGCAGGCGCTCTTCCCGGCCGCCTCGTCGCTGTGCACCCCGTACCTCCTCCTCGTGCCCCTCGGCCTCCTCGCCGCGGTGGTCGTCATCCCCAGCCTCGGCTCCTCCCACGTCCGCTCCGACGGCCTCGGCGTGCTCTGCCCCAGCCTCGGCACCGATGGCTACTCCGTCGCGTCGGGAGCCGAGAAGGTCGTctccacggcggcggcggcggcgcagccgGAGTTCCGGCTGCTCGTCGGGGTGCTGACCACGCCGAAGCGGCGCGAGCGGCGGGACATCGTGCGGCTGGCGTACGCGCTGCAGCCGCCGGTGCCGGCGTACGCGCGGGTGGACGTGCGCTTCGTGTTCTGCGGCGTGGACGACCCGGTGGACCGGATGCTGGTGGCGCTGGAGGCCGCGCGGCACGGCGACGTCCTCCTGCTCAACTGCACCGAGAACATGAACGACGGCAAGACCCACCAGTACTTCTCCTCCGTGCCGCGGGTGTTCGCGGGCGCGCCCTACGACTACGTGATGAAGACCGACGACGACACGTACCTGCGCGTGGCCGCCATGGCCGAGGAGCTCCGGCCCAAGCCCCGCGACGACGTCTACCTCGGCTACGGCTTCGCCGTCGGCGACGACCCCATGCAGTTCATGCACGGCATGGGGTACGTCGTCTCGTGGGACGTCGCGACCTGGGTGTCCGCCAACGAGGAAATCCTCCGGCACAACGACACCCACGGCCCCGAGGACCTCCTCTTCGGCAAGTGGCTCAACATCGGGCACCGGGGCAAGAACCGGTACAGCCTCAGGCCAAGGATGTACGACCTCAACTGGGTCATGGACAACTTCCGGCCGGACACCGTCGCCGTGCACATGATCAAGGACAACCGCCGGTGGGCGGCTGCCTTCAGATACTTCAACGTCACCGCCGGGATCAGGCCGTCCAACCTGTACCACTTGCCCTGA